AAAAAAATCAGGAAGTTTTTGGCCCTTGCGCAAATGCGAACTGGCATGGACACAACTTCGAATTAATTGTAACCGTGAAAGGTGAACCCGATCCCGATACGGGTTTTGTGATCGATCTGAAAGTGTTGGGGGATATTATTCGTCGGGAAGTTATTGATAAAGTTGATCACAAAAATCTGAACCTCGACGTCGATTTTATGCAGGGGAAAATGGCGAGTTGTGAAATTCTGGTGATGGAAATCTGGAAAATTCTTGAACGCGCCCTTGCCCCCGTTACCGAAGCCCATCTGCATCAAATTCGGCTAGTCGAAACCCCAAAAAACTCAGTCGATTATTTTGGCGAATAATGTTTCTATGTAGGATATATGATGTAGGATATATAACGACAACTACTCTATATATCCTACA
This window of the Spirosoma aerolatum genome carries:
- a CDS encoding 6-pyruvoyl trahydropterin synthase family protein → MVYINRIEHFNAAHRLHNPAWSEEKNQEVFGPCANANWHGHNFELIVTVKGEPDPDTGFVIDLKVLGDIIRREVIDKVDHKNLNLDVDFMQGKMASCEILVMEIWKILERALAPVTEAHLHQIRLVETPKNSVDYFGE